Part of the Zingiber officinale cultivar Zhangliang chromosome 6A, Zo_v1.1, whole genome shotgun sequence genome, CCACAACAGATCGCTCATAGAGGATAGTACCCCATAGTATGTTTATCTGAGATCTCATCTTAGAAGTATGGTCCTTTGCTTCATCCACTGAGAGCTCTTTGAAATAACCATCCAGGCCCATCGTCTCCAAGAGGCTTTTTCCTTGGTCCACTGATTGCTGTTCTTTCATCTTCTCCCACATTATCACACCCTTCTCCATGTTATCCTCAGCATCATTGAATAAACCAAATATTTCTGCTGAAGGCCAATTGTCTGGTTCAATGTTGCTTCCAATCGAATAATACCAAGAAAGCCTTGCTTGCTCAAATTGTTGCTGAGCAAGTGCAATAAGACCTTCATAGAAGTCAGGTTTGATTTTTAAGGATTCTTCATATCGGTTTCCAGCCTTAGTATATTCAGACTTTGCCCACTTGTATGCATCTTTGACCCTTTCTAGCATTGATTCCTTGGAGGCATTTTCTGACAAGAACAACCTTTTCCTTGCTCGACATATATGAACATTTCCCCAATTGAACAAGGCAAGTGCAACCATTTCCTGAAATTTCCCCTCagcaattttaaaaattccttgtgCTTCTTCAGTGGTGACAGTATCTTCTATTGCTTCATGATACATTTTCATACCAAGCTCGTGAAGATTGAGATATGCATCAGAACTAAGACCTAGTTGATTCTTAAACAAGTGAGCAAATTGCACAATCCAGTCATCAATATAACGAGGCAAGGTTTTCGCTTCCTCGTTCTTGATGCTTCCATTTTCTGAAATATTATGATTCCTTCCATAACCTTTCAAAGAAGAACTAGAATCAGCATCCTCCAGCCAAGGCTCATGCTCAGGACTAACTTCTGTCAGATACAGCTTTACTGAACCCTGAGGGTCTGCAGATTCTTCAGCCCACCTTAGCTCTTCAGAAGCTGTGATTGTCACCAAGTCACCCTCCTTGTCCTTGTACTTGATAAGGACGGCCTTCAGATTTGGAAACTTTTTACCTACAGTCTCTCTCAGATGCAACAAACTACAATTAGTAGGTATTTGGACCCATCTTATGTCATCCCCAAACACTAACTTCACTCCTTTCACAGGTTCTTCCTGCATTTCAGCATGCTTCATTTCCTCAGATGCCTTCTGTGCTTTTCGACTCTTCTTCCTATTCTTCTTTGAACCAACTACTGCAACATCTGGAGGTGAAAGAACTGCATTACCATCCAACATGGTACCGTTTGTCTCTATTGCTTTCTTTACCCTCTGAGATAAGCCCAATGCAATCTGGTTATTTGGCTCCCAACTCAAAGCAAGCTCAATATCTTTACATGCTAATTCCAATTGATTCAAGGCCTCATGGCACCTAGCCTTTCTAAGTAGTGCTTTGGTGTGCTTTGGTGATGTCTCGAGAGCTAGATTGCACTCCATAATTGCTCGGGGATAGTCCGCCGGGATCAACTGCATATAACAAGCAGCCTTGTTATAGTGGAGGTACACTTCGTCGGTATGGTTTTTTGGAAGCAGCTTAATAGCATTTTCATACTTGACTAGAGCTCCTTCATAGTCCCTTGCATGGAACAATTTGTTGCCCTCCTCTTTCAGATCTTTCGCCATATCCACAAAGACTGCATTATCTTCATGGAAGACTCTAGGACTCAGCTCCCTGGATTTGTTATGCTTCGATTTGGGATCAGTAGTTTTACTTCCTGAATTCTTGGTTTTCTTTGCAGTAGGCTTACCCATTTCCACTTATAAAGTAgaatcttttcttcttttctaagGAAGAGGAACGAAAACTTATGCTTTGAAGTGGATTTCTCCTAGCGCTTTGTAAACTCAGGAGAAAGGAGAGGGTTCTAAATACTCAAGGAGCTACAGAATCCCAATCCTGCGGCAAAGATTCCACCTTTCCTTCTCTAATCAACCAAAACGACCATCAATTGCATATGGAGAGAAGATTTACCAGAAGCGCCTTAGGGATCAATAAAATATATACCTGCAGCACCTAAAAGCTTCACAGAAATTTCAGAAAAGGGAACAAGGCGAAAACTTTATCCCCGCGAAGGCTCGATTCAGGGACCCTCTTCCTCCTCCACGAAGATCGAGTCTGCACCAATGAAGAATGAATCCCAGGCTAATTTGAGTCGAATCCTTCAAGTCGAAGTATCGTCAAGAGGAAGaatacttggagaagaagaaagggaagggtcgaTTTCTTCGCAAGCGCAACGCGATTGCGTGGTGTCGGGGGAACGAATCGAGGCGGACGGTGGCTGCCAAGTGCCAAGATCCGTGGGGGGGTGTCGGCTGCGAGGAAATGTAGAAGAAGCACCAAGTGGAACAAAATGAAGGAGAGGGACCGTTCGCCCTATTGTTTAATGGCACGCGTCTGTTTGGTTTCGTGAGTTGTTCTGCTATTGGAGGAAGAATTTTCATAAATTTATGGGCTGGTCAGGTTGACTATTCCAATGTGTACTTGGACCGACCAAACCTCATCATAGCCTTCTAATTATATTATTGTATAGTGCTCGtagtgataaaatatttaaaataataataaaaaaataaatttaaatgggataattttaaaaaaatcggGTTTTAGAGTCggctataaaaataaataaattattattgtaaTATATATTTAGGTGTTTAGTAGATAGAATGCAAGTAAAATGGTATTACTATACAATAATACTCCCATTATGATGGCTAaccaaattgttttttttttaattttcctcgtttgatatttatatttataattttaaattatctaattAGAGTATTTATTGATCGTTTAAATACATGATCATATcatcttaaaaatatctgagttttTCTTTAATACGTAGAACTCCCACTTtctctttaatatttttattttttaacatattCATCCTTATATATCCGTATATTTATCTTAACATCCTTATCTCTACAATACTCATTTTTTTtgttcatgtgctcgagtcatagccgaACATTAAATTCCATgtaacatagcaagtctaaccaatattttataaaattttcctttaaattttatAGGTATTTTACGATTACAAAGAACACTTGACGCTCTCCTTCATCTCAACAATCTCGCTTGTATTTTATATAAGACATATTTCTCAATCTTTTCATACTTTtataaaaataatcctaaatacttaaaactcttaTAGACAACTTGACATATGCTATcttaataattacatcattatgtttaatattgttaaatttaaatCACATACATTCTATTTTTACTCAACTATGTCTAAAATCTCACTTTTAGCATTTCTCACCATGATTCAAATTtagtatttactccttcacgtatcATTAATATAACCCTatatttatagaaaatatatGAAGTTTTCACTCTTGTCAATAAACGCTTTGAATAATTCGTATGAAGTTTTCACTCGTCACTGTAATATCCTCAtacatattttaaattaattaattcaaaataatacCTCTCATTTCtagatataataataaaaataataccaTTGGTAAATACGTTCATCAACATGATACACATTTGGTCTACTTGACATGTCTAGCATATCTGACTGCGTTCATTCATAGATTGGCTTGATTCGCTTAACTAGTTGCTTAGTTGGACTTAATCAATTTGTCCACCTTAATTTCAATCTCAATCGACCCAATTGGTTTACCTCATCCGCCTAGCTTAACTCATCTGGTCCAACATGCTTGCCAGATACACCCAACCAGTTAGTAATCCAACAAACTTGGTTGGCTTGCCCCATCCAACAATAGAGATGACACCCAACTTCTATTAACCCAATTCACAACtttattgaaaacaaaaaattaCAATGATAAAACATTAACACATTGTCCTACTTAACCAGACCTGCTTGGCCTCCCAAATCGCTCTTGCATTTCTGCACACGCTGTAGACATGTAAAACCTCATGAATGTAATTATCAGATCATGGACAATCATTCACAATTTAATCTCTCATAGGGGCATCATCAGTCATTTAGTCACATGATTCGACAAGTTAAACAAAAGTACCTGAAAGAATATTAATAAGTTCGATACATGCTTCAAGACAATCATAGACATGAAGAACAGAGTGAAACCTAATGATAACAAAATTGATCATGCAAATGCGCGTTCTCAGGAAACGAAAATAAGCATTCTGGACAAGTGAAAAATCATGTCGTCGAGTCGATCCAGTTTGCCAGGATGTTAGGATGCAAAGAGGCTACAGATCAGCAACATGTCCATGGAAACCTTGGCACAAGGATCCAGAAACTTCACAAATCTGAACTCCATTGGAGCCACCACCTGGCTACTACGGCTGAGCTAAGATTTCCTGTCAAAGCAAATATTATACAGTGAATCCCAAACACAAGTATTAAGTGAATTATCGATTTATTGATTGCTGCACATGAACGATGTGTTTGGTTTCTTGACTCCCCCAACGAGCAATCATTTACAGAGGCAACAAAATACATGTTATAGCTGATGCAAAATGTTCTTCAAGGCAGGATTCGCGCTTCCAATATTGAAACAATGTGCACTACCAAGTACAGTAAGGAAGCAAAGGAAATAACAATATTTCCAAGTGTGGAATAGATAATTAAACTGCGACATTGAAATCCAATTGGGCACCATTCATATGCCAAAAGAGAAGACGAGTGCTTTTAGATGATAGAATCTTAAAAAATAATCCTGAAGACTTCTAAAGAACATGAAGTATGTGATATAGATGTAGATAATTTTAAACCCTAATATATAGATTGGTTCAAGCATGTTTCAATGTTTAAGAATTTTCAGTTTCTCTAGTCAGTCAAACTGAATCAATTAGCATAGCAGCATACTAAGGGGTAGCTAGAAGCCAAACAAAagtcaacaacaaaaaaaaaaaaactaaatgaaCTCGACATAACACGTGCCTAATTATAGAAGGAAGACCATGCACCTCAAAGGTGttaaaatcataaattcaaaattttatattgaAAGCCAACTATGCTAAAAGATTTCTTCAAGCAAGAGTTCCCTTTTCAAATCAGCAATCACTTTGAGAAATGcacgaaaatttttaaaatataatatccaCAGTAGCAAGCATAAACCTCTAACGATAGTTAACCAATAACAAAGTATAAACGCATTCTTTATACCAAGAGGTGACTTAAGTTTGGATAAAGAGTTAGTGGAAACAGGTATTCATTATGCTACCATCTTCAAATTTGAGCCACTTTTGTCGCTACTATTTTAGGCTGGCTACATAAATCTAATCCCCACTGAGCATATCGCCATACATTTGAATAATGTTCCCTTTCATCTCGTTTTTACCCCTTGCTGATCGAgccaataacaacaacaaccaagcattttcccactaggtggggtcggctgtacgaatccttttacgtcattgaactctatctcctattatatcatcatctatatttaaataaattttatcttgtttatcGAGCCAATAACAATAGGAAAAAAACGAAGAAGAAATAGCTGATcaaattaaattctttgaacaAGGGAGACTTACCTTTAAACAAAGAGTTAGTGAAAATGATGCATCAGCTAATCACTTGCATTTCTTATTCTCTGCAAGCACTCCTTTCTTAAGGGAGAATCTGCAAATATTGCTTTGACAAAATTTTCGATCTGCAGATAAAAAGAATATTTTGCAATAAATTTCTACAAATGCAAGAAGATATGCATCACTATTCGCATTTAGAATTTTCAAAGTAACCAGAGATAGGAAATAAACATTGTTGTTAACTATTAAACAGCTAAAGTTGGAACACTTCATATTGCCCAATAAATTTTTAGTAATATGTAGCTGTATGGAATATTTTTTTCCAGCTTAAAATATATGGCATCCAAGGATTCATAGGTTTAGTTTGAAGGTCTTTCGATTATTATCAAGATTGTTTGACATTGAAGTTCTTCCAACAAGAGAATTATgatcaacaacaaaaaaaaaaagataaaacaaAGTTTGCTGTCCAAGAATCACCCTGAGGTGTCTACAgcttgcactttattgcaaataCCATTGTTCTGCTTTGCATTGGCTTTGCTTCCCCATAAATACCACAGAATACTTTCAAGCATCTGAGTGCATTGCCACTTTCGTTTTGACAAATACATGAGCATATTCTCAAGGAATGACATGAAGAGGCTAGTGCGGCCATTCTGAGCTTATAATGGATGAGGGAAGACCTACTCACTGCATACAAAATGCATAACACCCTATACTAAACTCAAATTGTCAGCAAGGAAACCCTACATAGCCTATAAATCATAGGTTCATACAATAATGACCAGATAAcaattgataaatttaaaaaatcacccTCAATCATCAACATTATTTCAGATATGCAATAGCCTTTGCACAAAGAACATGCATAAcccacaactgctgcaagctgcCTTGAGCACTTGACAAGACATATAATTTACCATTTCCATTATTCTAGACGAACTGCAAGCTTAATTCTGTATCTCCTTCATATAAACCTTTAAAGTGATCCTTATCTTGGTGCCCAGTTCAAAAAGTTCTGTCCAATGATCTAGCTTCGGCAATTATGTAGACTTTGAATTTTCTATCCATTTTGGATATTACAGAACAAATGGTTAAGACTTCTTTGTAATAGACACTGGTCCAATATTGAACAACTGCATCAAATCTTCATATTAACTTGTCacagagagcaagaagaagataACCGTTTCAATTTGCAAGCGACGCATTGTTACAGCCAGGAAGACTTGCATCTTTAAGACATTTCAAACATACAAATCATACAGGTCTTCCCACTTGTATCAAAGTGAAAATGACCCGCTCAGAGCAGGAAACTGTTGAATGCAAATAACAGATGGAGCAATACAATTATATAAAGGACCTCATACAAGTACACAACAAAAGAATATAAATGCCAAATAAACATGAGACAAATACATAGGCAATGTCTTCAAAATGCAATACACATATATACTACCAGCAATAGGAACTACTGGATGATTAGTAGAATACCTCACATGATGTAAAACCACAACTAAGAAGCTCGCCACTTTCCCAAACCAAAGTAATTGATTTTAGAGGCATATCATACAAGTCTAGCAAGGTAAATCACACAAGTTAATAAAAAAGAACATTCTATAAAAAGGTTTTGCACACCACACATTACATAAATGCAACACATGGGCAAGTTAAGGAACTTCTGACCACTTTCAGTCTAATTGATTACCTGCAAGCTTGCGGAATTTAGGTAAAGATGGAATCTTCTCATCTAAATGAGTCCATGTAGCCTCAttcaaaaaattttgtttttCAACTGAATCAATGATAAGTGACTCCAACAAAGAGGAAAGGTTCTCAATTGTGATTTGGATCAGTCTTTGAAGCTTCaaaaaaatgaggaaatttgatgATATTTATTAACTGCAAGAGTAACAAAAAACCTCTGAAGATAACAAGAGTCAAGCAAGATAACCTGTAAGGTCTCCTCAGCTGCCAAATCATCTAAAAGAAGCAAGTCCCTGGCAATTTCAGAAAAGACAGAATCCAATATTGTGCACATGGTTCTCTTGTAAGTTGAAGCTGGCAACAATCGCTCCCACATAATTCGTGCTTTCTCGACAATGAAAACAATCTATTGGGACCACAGAGATTTGATAATTATATAATTTGGCACAATAACATGTACAAACATAGCCACAGAGACCACCTGGCTCTTTAAATTTGTCAAAGAAAGCAACATAAATAAGACAAATATTTTTGTTACCTAATTAGTTAGACCTAGATGGCACAGTATTCATTAAAGAATAAACCTAACACAGTTATGAAGGTGTGGCAGGGGCGCATATTGTGTTTTCTGGTTTGTGCTCTTGGCAACTATCTGGCATTGGGTGAATTGGGATCTAGAAATATTCTGCGATGAATGTACGGGTAAACCTTCTTCCGAAAGCTGAGTTCCCTACCAACTGTAGCCACACCATCCACTAAAATTTGTTGGAACAATTTTAGAATCAACTACACACATAAAGATGATCAAGTGGAGGTGCAAACTGAATGGTCAGTTTCTATCAAAAAATCATTTCAAGCATGATGGTGCAAGTGTCATAATCAACAACTACAAAATGAatgattaattcaatttatatCACCCATAACTGGAATAACTTTCATATTCCAAATTTTCCTCAATACAGTCCACATGTAATGATATATCTACCCAGGATGGTTGATTTACACAGAAACTGTTCTAGTCCTCGAAGATAAactctacaatttttttttttcttttggttaTCAAATACTAATTTTCTTACATCTCAAGCAAAGGGGTCTCATTTGTCTCACCATTCTCTAACGTGTTCTCctttattcctttttttttttgcttttgtaAAATTGTACTACTGTGAATGAATAAGTTCTTTTTTACTCCTTTCTTTCAAAATTCTATTAAAGCCCTTgcgctaaataaataaaatgatagATTTGTAATATCTCAATTACATCTCCACATTATTCTCAGGGTACAACATCTGCATTCATCATCACTTCCATTTGAACAGATGTAAGTGCAAGATTTAGTGATCACTTTCCAAATTCATATCCACTGGTTTCCAGAACTTAGAAGGTTCGATAAGTTGGACCTAACTTTTCTTGCAAAGTCATTCAGCTCATACACTTCGTTTCTGTTCAAATCTAAAGACCACCAGAGATAAATGGATAGCTTACAGGAGCCCTCCTCCTGCCCTCATTGCTCTTGAACTTGTCTTGTCTAGTACCAGTGAGGGCAACACTACCTCAGCACTTCCAGATGGGCTCAATGATTCTAAAAGAGTGTATATGCCAGTAAATTGGGTGGTAAGGTTATCAGGAAGGCTTTTAGTGCCAAGGTGTTTGAGGGGCTTCTTTAGGAACAGCTCTAAGTTACCATGAGTCATGAGTTTATGACAAAGGCTATGCAATCAAGAGAAAAGAGGATATCAGGTTCTTGGAAGATTGATTGACTATCAAAGTTGCCTACTTGTTGTGCCATGATGGGTAAGTGCTAGGAAGAGTTCCGCCATGATGAAGATGGTTGTAATGGACTATGTGTATGATTCCTCAAGGATAAATTGTAGGCAAGGACCAGTAGGCCTCCACAGAAGCACTAGGGAGCAGTGTTTTTTCTAATGCATTAGACGATGCTAGGGAGCAATGTTGTTTCTAATGCACTAGACGATAAAAAACGACCTCGCTGCCCAAGGTGCAACATCTGTAAAAAGAAGCATGCAAAAAAGACCTCCAGTGAGGATAGGGACATGCCATGGAAGAAGAGGGAAAATATAAATATGGTAAGATACTGCAGTATGCCATCTCTATACGGACTGAGTCAAGGCTTCTGATTTTGAGTTACTGATATGCGTAGATtacatacacttttatgcatgttttgacacacattcacttgctttcttTGAGTATGTTCTATGCTATTTCACTCcttcttatcatattttcagcaTAATTATTCCCTTTGTAGGAGATCTTATCTTTGTTTGCTTTGTTGATGATAGGATGCATTGCCAGAGTGAAAACGGAGTTGAGATGTGCTTTGGAGCGAtccaagaagaagagcagagcTTGGCCGTGTGGTTTCATATGGCCGTGGATCCACACCGTGGGCAAGCAAGCTCCGGCCATGCCaaaggggcacgaccgtgccattccACCAGAGCACAAGCAAGCCTAGGCTGAGTGATTTCACACGACCGTACCAAATTTCGAGAATTGAAGCAAGGTCAGACCGTGGCAAAAGGCACAACCGTGT contains:
- the LOC121997285 gene encoding protein PHOX1-like isoform X1, coding for MGKPTAKKTKNSGSKTTDPKSKHNKSRELSPRVFHEDNAVFVDMAKDLKEEGNKLFHARDYEGALVKYENAIKLLPKNHTDEVYLHYNKAACYMQLIPADYPRAIMECNLALETSPKHTKALLRKARCHEALNQLELACKDIELALSWEPNNQIALGLSQRVKKAIETNGTMLDGNAVLSPPDVAVVGSKKNRKKSRKAQKASEEMKHAEMQEEPVKGVKLVFGDDIRWVQIPTNCSLLHLRETVGKKFPNLKAVLIKYKDKEGDLVTITASEELRWAEESADPQGSVKLYLTEVSPEHEPWLEDADSSSSLKGYGRNHNISENGSIKNEEAKTLPRYIDDWIVQFAHLFKNQLGLSSDAYLNLHELGMKMYHEAIEDTVTTEEAQGIFKIAEGKFQEMVALALFNWGNVHICRARKRLFLSENASKESMLERVKDAYKWAKSEYTKAGNRYEESLKIKPDFYEGLIALAQQQFEQARLSWYYSIGSNIEPDNWPSAEIFGLFNDAEDNMEKGVIMWEKMKEQQSVDQGKSLLETMGLDGYFKELSVDEAKDHTSKMRSQINILWGTILYERSVVEFKMRLPTWEEYLMSAVEKFELAGVPSSDITVTVKNHYANNSAQEGLAFKIDEIVQAWNDMYDAKKWMTDAPSFRLEPLFRRRIPNLHHMLASA
- the LOC121997285 gene encoding protein PHOX1-like isoform X2; its protein translation is MECNLALETSPKHTKALLRKARCHEALNQLELACKDIELALSWEPNNQIALGLSQRVKKAIETNGTMLDGNAVLSPPDVAVVGSKKNRKKSRKAQKASEEMKHAEMQEEPVKGVKLVFGDDIRWVQIPTNCSLLHLRETVGKKFPNLKAVLIKYKDKEGDLVTITASEELRWAEESADPQGSVKLYLTEVSPEHEPWLEDADSSSSLKGYGRNHNISENGSIKNEEAKTLPRYIDDWIVQFAHLFKNQLGLSSDAYLNLHELGMKMYHEAIEDTVTTEEAQGIFKIAEGKFQEMVALALFNWGNVHICRARKRLFLSENASKESMLERVKDAYKWAKSEYTKAGNRYEESLKIKPDFYEGLIALAQQQFEQARLSWYYSIGSNIEPDNWPSAEIFGLFNDAEDNMEKGVIMWEKMKEQQSVDQGKSLLETMGLDGYFKELSVDEAKDHTSKMRSQINILWGTILYERSVVEFKMRLPTWEEYLMSAVEKFELAGVPSSDITVTVKNHYANNSAQEGLAFKIDEIVQAWNDMYDAKKWMTDAPSFRLEPLFRRRIPNLHHMLASA